From a region of the Corallococcus coralloides DSM 2259 genome:
- the rimI gene encoding ribosomal protein S18-alanine N-acetyltransferase: protein MRRLRDDGTPDKGKGFLIRQMTVDDMPAVMALEKASFKNPWSTELLGRELQHDWSTILLVEEPLPEGGVALLGLAIFWIVHDEVHVLNVATAPVHRRRGVARTVMEEVLRRGVARRCSLATLEVRRGNESALNLYRSLGFRPVGIRPNYYVDEGEDAIVMVLDF, encoded by the coding sequence ATGAGACGGCTGCGGGACGACGGGACGCCCGACAAGGGGAAGGGCTTCCTGATCCGGCAGATGACCGTGGACGACATGCCGGCGGTGATGGCGCTGGAGAAGGCGTCCTTCAAGAACCCCTGGTCCACGGAGCTGCTCGGGCGCGAGCTCCAGCACGACTGGTCCACCATCCTCCTCGTGGAGGAACCGCTGCCCGAAGGTGGCGTCGCCCTGCTGGGCCTGGCCATCTTCTGGATCGTCCACGACGAGGTCCACGTCCTCAACGTCGCCACCGCCCCCGTGCACCGCCGCCGGGGCGTCGCGCGCACCGTGATGGAGGAAGTGCTTCGCCGGGGCGTGGCCCGCCGCTGCTCCCTGGCCACCCTGGAGGTGCGCCGGGGCAACGAGTCCGCCCTCAACCTCTACCGCTCGCTCGGCTTCCGGCCAGTCGGCATCCGCCCGAACTACTACGTGGACGAGGGCGAGGACGCGATCGTGATGGTCCTCGACTTCTAG
- the dnaJ gene encoding molecular chaperone DnaJ, translating into MADDYYQILGVPRTASADDLKKAFRKLARQHHPDVNPGDKGAEEKFKRINTAFEVLGDPKKRALYDEFGEDAEKIGFDEKKAAAYRQYRAAQAAGGSGGGGIPFSTEGVDLGDLFNDIFGRSGGGGGAGGFDINDLFGRGRGGSRSTAAERGDDLTTRVQISLAEAVTGTERTLTLQRPGRCSKCHGEGNTGKLVTCPTCNGTGRARRGGAMFGGSGVCPTCRGSGKAPEPCSQCGGSGIKEETTRLTVKIPAGVVTGSKVRLAGQGAAGIQGGPPGDLYIETEVAEHPLVRREGDDLYLDLPVTVSEALLGGEVRVPTFQGEVTLKVPAGSQSGRKMRLKGRGVPSLRGGTPGDMYLLLQVKVPEEATDEVRAAAETLARAYRGDVRRELAL; encoded by the coding sequence ATGGCTGACGACTACTACCAGATTCTGGGCGTGCCACGGACGGCCTCGGCGGACGACCTCAAGAAGGCCTTCCGGAAGCTGGCGCGCCAGCACCACCCGGACGTCAACCCCGGCGACAAGGGGGCGGAGGAGAAGTTCAAGCGCATCAACACCGCCTTCGAGGTGCTGGGCGACCCGAAGAAGCGCGCGCTCTACGACGAGTTCGGCGAGGACGCGGAGAAGATCGGCTTCGATGAGAAGAAGGCCGCGGCCTATCGCCAGTACCGCGCCGCCCAGGCGGCCGGGGGCAGCGGGGGCGGCGGCATCCCCTTCAGCACCGAGGGTGTGGACCTGGGGGACCTCTTCAACGACATCTTCGGGCGCTCGGGTGGAGGCGGCGGTGCTGGCGGCTTCGACATCAATGACCTCTTCGGCCGGGGCCGGGGCGGCAGCCGGTCCACCGCGGCCGAGCGCGGCGATGACCTGACGACCCGCGTGCAGATTTCCCTCGCGGAGGCCGTCACCGGCACCGAGCGCACGTTGACGCTCCAGCGGCCGGGCCGCTGCTCCAAGTGCCACGGGGAGGGCAACACCGGGAAGCTCGTGACGTGCCCCACCTGCAACGGCACCGGCCGGGCCCGGCGGGGCGGCGCCATGTTCGGCGGATCCGGCGTGTGCCCCACCTGCCGCGGCAGCGGGAAGGCGCCGGAGCCCTGCTCGCAGTGCGGCGGCAGCGGCATCAAGGAGGAGACGACCCGGCTGACGGTGAAGATTCCGGCGGGCGTCGTCACGGGCTCCAAGGTGCGGCTGGCCGGCCAGGGCGCGGCGGGCATCCAGGGGGGCCCTCCGGGGGACCTCTACATCGAGACGGAGGTGGCCGAGCACCCGCTGGTGCGCCGCGAGGGCGACGACCTCTACCTGGACCTGCCGGTGACGGTGTCCGAGGCGCTGCTGGGCGGCGAGGTGCGAGTGCCTACGTTCCAGGGGGAGGTGACGCTGAAGGTGCCCGCAGGTTCACAATCCGGCCGCAAGATGCGGCTCAAGGGGCGCGGCGTGCCGTCGCTCCGGGGCGGCACTCCGGGCGACATGTACCTGCTGCTCCAGGTGAAGGTCCCCGAGGAGGCCACGGACGAGGTCCGGGCCGCCGCGGAGACGCTGGCGCGGGCCTACCGGGGCGACGTTCGCCGGGAGCTAGCGTTGTAG